The Tenrec ecaudatus isolate mTenEca1 chromosome 14, mTenEca1.hap1, whole genome shotgun sequence genome contains a region encoding:
- the SERPINA3 gene encoding alpha-1-antichymotrypsin yields MARMLPVLALGLLVTGFCPMVLCHSDGTLGGMNQTEGDHQTRMDELRFADSNTDFAFSLYKKLAWNNPGKNVVFSPISISVALAFLSLGARGTTQTEILNGLKFNLTETSEAEIHQAFQHLLYVSNQFDAHLELSMSTAMFVNEALDLLAGFQEEAKALYGAETIKANFPDVAAAKNLINDYVEKKTHGKIQDLISSLDPETMIILVNAIFFKAHWQSPFDPHDTIKSKFHVSKTKTVNVPMMETEDLATPYFRDPELSCTVLELKYTGNASTLFILPDEGKVEAVEARLSPETLRRWRESLRTSMIHELYLPKFSISGSYDLNKELPQMGMRSIFSNQADLSGITGVKDMKVSQVVHKALLSVGEKGTEAAAATGVKMIPLSGRWGQLRTVNFNRPFLMVTLTNSRHILFLTRVCNPKQA; encoded by the exons ATGGCGAGGATGCTGCCTGTCCTGGCTCTGGGGCTCTTGGTGACTGGGTTCTGTCCTATGGTCCTGTGTCACTCAGACGGCACACTTGGTGGGATGAATCAGACCGAGGGAGACCACCAGACCCGTATGGATGAGCTCAGGTTTGCCGACAGCAACACCGACTTTGCCTTCTCCCTTTACAAGAAGCTAGCCTGGAATAACCCTGGCAAGAATGTCGTCTTCTCCCCCATAAGCATCTCTGTCGCCTTGGCCTTCCTCTCCCTGGGGGCCCGGGGCACCACCCAGACGGAGATTCTCAATGGCCTGAAGTTCAACCTCACGGAGACCTCCGAGGCTGAAATCCACCAGGCCTTCCAGCACCTTCTGTATGTCTCCAACCAGTTCGATGCCCATCTGGAGCTGAGCATGAGCACCGCCATGTTTGTAAACGAGGCACTGGATCTGCTAGCGGGCTTCCAGGAGGAGGCGAAGGCACTGTACGGGGCTGAGACCATCAAAGCCAACTTCCCTGACGTTGCCGCAGCCAAGAACCTCATCAACGACTACGTGGAGAAGAAAACCCACGGCAAAATCCAGGACCTAATCAGTAGCCTGGATCCGGAAACCATGATCATCCTGGTGAACGCTATCTTCTTTAAAG CCCACTGGCAGAGTCCCTTTGACCCCCATGACACAATCAAGTCGAAGTTCCACGTGAGTAAGACCAAGACCGTGAACGTCCCCATGATGGAAACGGAAGACCTGGCCACCCCTTACTTCCGGGACCCGGAGCTCTCCTGCACCGTGCTGGAATTGAAATACACCGGCAATGCCAGCACGCTCTTCATCCTCCCTGATGAGGGCAAGGTGGAGGCCGTGGAAGCCAGGCTGTCCCCTGAGACGCTGCGCAGGTGGAGGGAGTCGCTGAGGACCAG CATGATCCATGAGCTCTACCTGCCCAAGTTCTCCATCTCCGGCAGCTATGACCTGAACAAAGAACTTCCCCAAATGGGCATGAGGAGCATTTTCAGCAACCAGGCTGACCTGTCAGGAATCACAGGGGTCAAGGACATGAAGGTCTCACAG gtggtCCACAAAGCCCTGCTCAGTGTGGGTGAGAAGGGCACAGAAGCAGCTGCGGCCACTGGAGTGAAGATGATACCTCTCTCGGGAAGATGGGGCCAGCTGAGGACTGTGAATTTCAACAGACCGTTCCTGATGGTCACGCTCACCAACAGCCGGCACATCCTCTTTCTGACCAGGGTCTGCAACCCCAAGCAAGCCTAG